A window of the Gossypium arboreum isolate Shixiya-1 chromosome 2, ASM2569848v2, whole genome shotgun sequence genome harbors these coding sequences:
- the LOC108473722 gene encoding myosin-binding protein 2-like, whose product MAANKFATMLHKNTNRITLILVYVLLEWILIVLLLLNSLFSYLIIKFADYFGLKRPCLWCSRLDHIFEPSKYNKSYRDLVCDGHANEISKLGFCSNHRKLSESRDMCEDCLSSSPSENGGDEVMENGDEDFKCSCCGVMVEKNWNLPCFMIKPSWEVLDYPQEGNLITEGGDKVEGIIADEGNASDGIRSDFVADDHKDEQMIEENKRVGIISDDEGIEQKEVEKEEFSYFVSSFDCNQVAANGDEADVVIEKDQSSVDEGDLTVSMADQGLTQVACAKEESPEILNKHLEFYIGGDDCHLIPVELMDSTAMRSQKIYKFTEEDEDVAGTGDVILDFDLQQPGRPVELVVENGCSSAEKVTPLSPPVSEEETIDAVDEPMEPDGKEGFSTPAVEQDLMEKEDDQHVATTQANMPPLNEADDVQPNATTREEEINLDVNQAISIGTDVVQFKETIEDIQMQHLYECTQGDPSTSSELHADADRGSKDVEEETMQQLKTATFESETSDQPMKNHLSLSSELNDIEEDKVPDTPTSIDSLHLLHKKLLLLDRKESGTEDSLDGSVFSDIEGGDGVLTVDKLKSALKTERKALNALYRELEEERSASAVAANQTMAMINRLQEEKAAMQMEAVQYQRMMEEQSEYDQEALQILNELMVKREKEKAELEKELEIYRKKVQDHEAKERMMMLRRRKDDSIRSASSASCSNAEDSDGVSVDLNHESKEEDSFENHQIREDVNQNTPADAVLYVEESLANFEEERLSILEQLKVLEEQLISLNDEEEQQHFEDIKSVEYLYEDNGNGFHEIHNFSQETNGVANGHFKGVNGKHHQDKIIPMATKAKRLLPLFDATDAETEEKILNGHENGFDSVALQHTLPELENKMITIEEEVDHVYERLQALEADREFLKHCISSLRKGDKGMYLLQEILQHLRDLRSVELRVRSNGNAAI is encoded by the exons ATGGCAGCCAACAAATTTGCTACCATGTTGCATAAAAACACTAATAGGATCACTCTTATTCTTGTCTACGTCTTACTAGAATGGATTCTGATCGTTCTCCTCCTTTTGAATTCACTGTTTTCTTACCTGATCATCAAGTTTGCTGATTACTTTGGTCTTAAAAGGCCCTGCCTTTGGTGTTCTAGGCTTGATCATATCTTTGAGCCATCAAAGTACAACAAATCATATAGAGATCTTGTGTGTGATGGTCATGCCAATGAGATTTCTAAATTGGGTTTTTGTTCAAATCATCGAAAACTCTCTGAATCTCGAGATATGTGTGAGGATTGCTTGTCCTCGTCGCCGTCGGAAAATGGTGGTGATGAAGTGATGGAAAACGGCGATGAGGATTTCAAGTGTTCTTGTTGTGGTGTCATGGTGGAGAAAAACTGGAATCTTCCTTGTTTCATGATTAAACCTTCCTGGGAGGTTTTGGATTATCCCCAGGAAGGAAATTTAATCACTGAAGGTGGAGACAAAGTTGAGGGCATTATTGCAGATGAGGGTAATGCTTCAGATGGAATCAGATCAGATTTTGTGGCTGATGATCATAAAGATGAACAGATGATTGAAGAAAACAAGAGAGTTGGCATCATTTCTGATGATGAAGGTATTGAACAAAAGGAAGTGGAAAAAGAGGAGTTTTCATATTTTGTTTCTAGTTTTGATTGCAACCAAGTGGCTGCTAATGGAGATGAAGCCGATGTGGTTATAGAGAAAGATCAATCATCAGTGGATGAAGGAGACTTAACTGTGTCAATGGCTGACCAGGGGTTAACTCAAGTCGCTTGTGCCAAAGAGGAGTCTCCTGAAATTCTGAACAAGCATCTGGAGTTTTACATCGGGGGGGATGACTGCCATTTGATTCCAGTTGAATTGATGGATTCTACTGCTATGAGAAGCCAAAAAATATACAAGTTCACAGAGGAAGATGAAGATGTTGCTGGTACTGGAGATGTTATTTTGGACTTTGATTTGCAGCAACCTGGGAGACCAGTGGAGTTGGTTGTGGAGAATGGTTGCAGTTCAGCGGAGAAAGTGACACCCCTTTCACCCCCTGTGAGTGAAGAGGAAACCATTGATGCAGTGGATGAACCAATGGAGCCTGATGGCAAGGAGGGCTTTTCAACTCCTGCAGTGGAGCAAGATTTGATGGAGAAGGAAGATGATCAACATGTTGCTACCACTCAAGCAAATATGCCCCCCTTGAATGAGGCTGATGATGTGCAACCAAACGCCACAACAAGAGAAGAGGAAATCAATTTAGATGTTAATCAAG CAATATCAATAGGGACAGATGTTGTGCAATTTAAGGAAACAATTGAAGATATTCAAATGCAACATTTATATGAATGCACACAAGGAGATCCCTCAACCAGTTCTGAATTACATGCAGATGCTGATCGTG GCTCCAAGGATGTTGAGGAAGAAACAATGCAGCAGCTGAAAACTGCAACATTTGAGAGTGAGACTAGTGACCAACCAATGAAAAACCATCTATCATTATCTTCAGAGCTTAATGATATTGAGGAAGATAAAGTTCCGGATACACCAACTTCCATTGACAGTCTCCATCTGTTGCACAAGAAATTGTTATTGCTTGACAGAAAAGAATCCGGAACCGAAGATTCCTTGGATGGAAGTGTTTTCAGTGACATTGAGGGTGGTGATGGGGTACTGACTGTTGACAAGTTGAAATCAGCATTAAAAACTGAAAGGAAAGCTTTAAATGCATTGTATAGAGAGCTTGAGGAAGAGAGGAGTGCTTCTGCGGTGGCTGCAAATCAAACAATGGCAATGATAAATAGGCTTCAAGAAGAGAAAGCAGCAATGCAGATGGAAGCGGTGCAGTACCAGAGGATGATGGAAGAACAGTCCGAGTATGACCAGGAAGCCTTGCAGATTCTGAATGAGCTTATGGTCAAGAGGGAGAAAGAGAAGGCAGAGCTCGAAAAGGAACTTGAGATATATCGCAAGAAGGTGCAGGATCATGAGGCCAAAGAgagaatgatgatgctgagaagAAGGAAAGATGACAGCATTCGAAGCGCAAGTTCTGCGTCTTGCAGTAATGCTGAGGACAGTGATGGAGTATCAGTTGATTTGAATCATGAATCAAAGGAAGAAGATAGCTTCGAGAACCATCAAATTCGAGAGGATGTTAACCAGAATACCCCTGCTGATGCAGTTTTGTATGTAGAGGAATCATTGGCTAACTTCGAGGAGGAGAGGCTATCCATTCTAGAGCAACTGAAGGTCTTGGAAGAGCAATTGATTTCATTGAATGATGAAGAGGAACAACAACATTTTGAGGATATAAAATCAGTTGAGTATTTGTACGAAGACAATGGTAATGGCTTCCATGAGATTCATAATTTCAGCCAGGAAACAAATGGGGTTGCCAATGGTCATTTCAAGGGAGTGAATGGGAAGCATCACCAAGACAAAATAATTCCCATGGCTACAAAGGCAAAGAGACTTCTCCCACTTTTTGATGCCACCGATGcagaaactgaagaaaagataCTGAATGGACATGAAAACGGTTTTGATTCTGTTGCCTTGCAACATACGTTACCTGAACTCGAGAACAAAATGATCACAATAGAGGAAGAAGTGGACCATGTTTATGAAAGATTACAAGCACTCGAGGCAGATAGGGAGTTTCTAAAACATTGTATCAGCTCCTTGAGGAAAGGAGATAAAGGGATGTATCTACTTCAAGAGATTTTACAACATCTTCGCGATTTGAGGAGTGTCGAACTTCGAGTAAGGAGTAATGGGAATGCTGCTATATAG